The following DNA comes from Labrus mixtus chromosome 8, fLabMix1.1, whole genome shotgun sequence.
AATGAAGACCCATACACATCAACTGGCAATGAGCTTGTGACTGTATTTTATTTCCAAGTCTCCCACTGAGGTTCCTCTGACTTTGTTAAGTTGGCATTTTGTGTTACATTGTTCTTTAACCATTAATCCTATCAACGTGAACATCCTACCTCTGAATGAACTCACTTCAGTGTGACTGTCATGTTGGGCCTCAACTTGTCCTgacagtcaatcaatcaacagtTCTTATTGAATAAAACATGCTCCACAGTTTTCATTCCACCTTAAGCTCTTTTTAAGCCCTGTAGATCTGTCACCTGCGTACAGAGCATTCCTCTGACTGACACGTCATCTGTTCTCTAACTTGTGTTTCAGGAATCACAGTCCTTTAATGAGTTTCGGGGCCAGCTTTGTGAGTTTCCTGgtaagtcaaaaagaaaaacttgccCTCTGAACATGCTTTTGTCTGTTTTACCTTTTCAGTTCAGTGCTCCACTTTAAAACCTATTTCAGTTTCTTAATTAGGTTTGAGGAATTTCCCATGTGTTCAAGCCTGGGGAAGAGCAGTTTTATTTCTTTGGCAAAGAAAACAGGTGCAACGTACATCATGTGCTTAAGAATCTTtattggtttgtgttgattgtttttttttttaaactacatttttggatgggtggatggatgtatgaatggattGACTCAAAAACATCATTTTCATTATCATAATTGTTTTACAATGTAAACaggattggaaaaaaaacacttaactaAAGGACAACTTACTCCTTGTCCTGGAGGTTTTGACCTGCTCATATGATCTCTTTGTCAGCAGCTGAGATTGTACAGATTTCATTCTGTACAAAATAGCCATCTATTTTCAATAATacatattatacatttatttatagttgtACATTTATATGACATTAGAAGGAATTGTGAGATCAACCCTCTCAAGGGAAAATAAAGCGATAGAGGAATGATTCAGTCACTTGCCTGATTTGTGATGTCTTCCTGTTAGATTAATTTTTATTAAGAAATGTAAAgcacataaaaaacacataacCTGTTTGAATAAGTCAAAGCTACCTGAAACATCAGGCCttaacaaacaaagagaaaatgtcAAGGACACTAAATATTATAAAAAGTTCTGACTGGTGAAATGACAGGGGGATCCCCCACCTTGAGGGAACATTGTCATCTTCTGACTTTTAGAATGACTGGATTAATCATCCGGTTACCTTTTTGCTGTGTGCAGAACGCCATGATGACGtttgaagaggagaaaatgcagATGGCTTTTGAAGACCTCAAAGCTACAGAGAGACTGTGTGAGAGTGAAAACACAGGTGTCATTGAAACCATTAAGAACAAAATCAAGAGGAGTGTGAGtaactttttttcaacatttagttcagcaacatgtgtgtttttcacatCTGTTCTAAAGTGTGAGGTGTTTGTGTGGGCAGATGGACTCTCAGAGGTCAGGGTTGGCTGCAGTGGACCGACTCCAGAGGCAGATCATCATTGCAGACTGCCAGGTTTACTTAGCCGTGCTGTCTTTCATCAAACAAGAGCTGTCGTGTAAGAGAACCTTACGTACTCAATATCTACTGAAGCATAATGCACATTTATCAGTGAGAATAACAAATTATCAACATAAATACCTGTAAATATTTGCATGTTTCACTGACCTCAACTTCTTCCTCCTGACAGCCTACATCAAAGGAGGCTGGATCCTCCGTAAAGCCTGGAAGATGTACAACAAATGTTACAGCGACATAACGCATCTGCAGGAGGGCAGCAGAAGGAGAGCGTCTGAGCAGCCAGCAGCGCCTCCTTCTTCTCTCACATCCTCCTCTGACCTGTCCTCCCACAGCCGCTCGTCCTCCCCGGGGCCGAGCCCGTCCCACAAGCTGGACGGCATCAGCCCCGAGGCTCTGGACCGCCTTAAAGGTTCGGTCAGCTTTGGTTACGGCCTCTTCCACCTCTGCATCTCGATGGTGCCGCCACACCTGCTGAAGATCGTCAACCTGCTGGGCTTCCCTGGCGACCGTCTTCAAGGCCTCTCGGCACTCATGTACGCCAGTGAAAGTAAGGACATGAAGGCACCCTTAGCTACGTGAGTATGTGAGTGAGTAagcttgtgtttctgtattctagCTGTACCTTGAACTTGATCAGTCAGGTTTGAAAAATGATGGCATGGTAAGATAGCATAGAGAAAGAAATGAGATCCAGAAAGATGAGTTATGGTCTTGTGTTGGTGCCTACAGTGAATTACAGATGTCCTCATAACATTGACCTTTGGCTGATACCAAGAAACCCTCTTGTTCTAAATACAGATACTATTGTTTTTTATAGctgtttacatttattatttatttgtgtacttatttttgaataaaaaaatacaaagatacaGCCTTAAAATGTTTGACGGGAAAACATATTGTCTGCTATGATATATGTAAAGCTTAGCTAGCACCCTTCTTATTGTTTGTTATTGTCACTTGATACATTTCCTGAATGAAGGCGTTGTATTGAGAGATTAAGTGACGTTCTAGCTGACACTTCATAATGGAGCCCTGCGTTATTTCAGGCGGAATACAGTAGTCCTGCCCGCAAGCGGCCACCAGCTGATCTGAGAACCGCCCCAATGCCAACCAATCATTATCACACTCTGACAACAAAGCGGTCTATTTAAACCGTTCTGCCTGTCACTGCTCTTGCATGACATCCACTCTGCTGCGCAATTTCCCTCCACCACCCCAACCTCCTCCAGCTTCAGTcagcacattttatattctaGGATGAATTGTCTGCGTCTTGTGTCTGCAAGATGTCAGTATCATCGCATGCACATTCAGGTTCTGTTCTGCATGTCCCCATGGGGGGAATTAAAGGTTTGCGCTCTCAGCAAAATCTGTGGCATGCTGCACTGATACTGCTGAGAGCTAAGAGCAGAACCAATACCGCCAAATACAACTGTTCAAACCACAAGTGCAATAAATGGTTAAATCTATGACGAGAGTATTCCTGACTGAACTGCTTAGACCCTGCTGTACCTGATCTAATATTAATAAGATCTATATCTAGATTGATCTAGATCTATCAATACTTTGTTTTACAGTGATCAATAAGTTCATCAGCTTTAAATAATTGACAGATTATTGAACAAATATAAACAGAGTTATATACAAACTTGACAGTTTGTAAAAAGTTATTAGACTAGACTACAtagtttttcctgttttttatatatataaaatggtACAGTATTTTTGTCCTATCTGGTATACTACCCCCCCACTCATTACAGTCTCTGTGCCTCCCTTACAGCTTGGCACTCTTGTGGTACCACACGGTAGTGCAGCCCTTCTTTGCTCTAGATGGCGCAGACACACAGGAAGGCCTGATGGAAGCCAAATCCATTCTTCAACAGAGGGAAGCTATCTATCCAAACTCCTCTCTCTTCAGGTTTTTCAAAGGCAGAGTCCAACGCCTCGAGGTAAACCCATGATTATAAAAAGAAGGCCTTCTTACAGTATCCCTGCCTTGACTTCTGACTTAATAAAAAAGCCTGTTGCTCACACCACAATGTTTCCCTTCACCAGTGCCAGATCAGCAGTGCCTTGACGTCTTTCCGCGATGCCTTAGACCTGGCCTCTGACCAGAGGGAGATTCAACATGTGTGTCTATATGAAATAGGTACTTATACCTTTCAGATTTCAAACTTCCTAGCTCAGCACTTTGTCTGAATCATAATATGTGACTGTTGTACATTTCAGGTTGGTGCAGCATGATTGAGCTGAACTACAGAGAAGCCTACAGGGCCTTTGAGCGCCTGAAGACAGAGTCACGCTGGTCCCAGTGCTACTACGCCTACTTGACAGGAGGTGGTAACAGTACAAATGGATAAGGCTTCAAAGACATTTCTTCTTACTGCTTTTTAATCCTTActaataatgtgtttgtttccaaaGTGTGCCAAGGATCCACAGGTGACCTGGAGGGTGCTGCTTCTGTGTTTAAAGATGTTCAAAGACTTTTCAAGCGCAAGAACAATCAGATCGAGCTGTTTTCCATGAAAAGGGTGAGCATGTGTCCAGCTGATATTGTATTGCAAATTATTAGTGCAAAGCAAAGTCAGTGAAGtatgtgtccaaactttttttttatcaggctgAGAAGCTGAGGTGCCCCAGTCTGTCCAAAGAACTCTGCATCCTCTCTGTGATCGAGATTCTTTATCTGTGGAAAGCTCTGCCCAACTGCTCCACTGCCAAGCTGGAGACAATGACACAAGGTACTCGATTTGTATGTGCTTAAATAACTTTTTGTGTAAGCTAATTTGCTGTTGTGTCattaagtgtattttttttactttgtagtCCTGCAGGGGATTGACGATGCTTCGAGTGCAGGCCTAAAAAACCTGCTCCTTGGTGCTATTCACAAATGTCTCCATAAAACCAAAGATGCCATTCAGGTACCTTAAACGTCTAATTTATACCCCAACGTGCTCAAAAATGTGAGGCAAACACATCACATCAATTGTTTCGGTTTAACCACAATAAAGATCTGATATTGTTCCGATATCTGTCTGTTTCAGTATTTTCATCTTGCTGCAAGGGATGAGGTGGGTCGTCTGAGCAACTCGTACGTGCAGCCCTACTCCTGCTATGAGCTGGGCTGTGTGCTGCTGAACACCCCAGAGGTAAGTTTCTttcttgtttatgtgtgtgactgaAAGAGAGTGTCCTTTATCTAAGATGGCGGAGAAGTCACATCGTCTTAATATTtgattctgtctctttttcagtCTTCAGGGAAGGGCAGGATGCTCATGCTTCAGGCCAAGGTACAGTAACTTTCTCTATTTGCTGTATACTTTTAAGTCTGTACTTTATActgctgcttctgtttgtgttttgattgttaATAACTGGAAGTAAGTGTAATCTTAATAGACTTCAGAATTTTTGGAATCTAAGCAAATATAGATTAAACAATATAACCTTATCAAATGGTAATCTATTCAGCCTACCCATGCAGCTGAAGCGATTTTCTCTTATCTCTGCCAGTTTTTAAACAAGgcgttttaagtttttattttgtgtttgctgAAAATTCCCTCACTACCCAACCAGGAGACAGTGTATCGAAAATAGCTTGAGAAAGGGGACAGATGTTGTGATGCCACAGGCAAAGGTTTGTGGCCATTAAAGTTCGTCTGTATGCTTTAGATGTAGTCACGGTTTGAGGCTGTTGTCTGAAAAATAGTCTCTAAAAACTTCCAAAGAGGCTAGTGTCACGTAAACAGCCACAACATCTTGATAAACTGGACGAAGACAATAGTCCCTGAGGTAGCAAGTGTTTTGCAGTTCTGACTGCATACTAACACATCAACCCTAACAAGATGCAATCTCAATGATCCTGATCATTTGCAGGGACAAGCACCATCGaggtctgttttctcttttgcaaCAATTAAGTGTTCTGCACCCTCAGGGAGAGGCTGGGTTGTCCGGCCTCATCATGAAGTCAGAAAGCATAGTGTGCAACATCCCATCCACACTGAGTTAACAGAGTGCTCTAAAACCCTTCCCTCAAGTGCATTTAACACCCTTTATTTTAATAACCTACTCTTACGGAAGGCAGTTCCAAAAGGCTGAATCAGGATGTGTCTACACATGTACAGTGGACGTGTCTGCCCGGCATGTGGTGCAGCCTCACCCAAACTGAGCTGTGCAGCAGTATTGACTGTGTTAGTGAATGATTGTCAGTTGATGCAGCTTGGGTCTCCCTATCTCTTTTACTGTAAGTGCCAACCCTGCACGCCTGAGCATATGCAGCAGTGACAGGAGCTCAGGAGGAGCGGAGCAGGGGGATCTCTGCCTCTTTAATGTTTAGATTGCATTGATTGGTTTGAATGTCCTGACAGCAAAGCTTGTTAGAGGGCAGGGCACACACAAAACTGTTATAATATTCACTGATTTGTCTCTTGATTTTTGGATTTTGCAGGAGGACTACGCTGGCTATGACTTTGAGAACAGGCTCCATGTTCGAATTCATTCTGCTCTCGCCTCTATGAGGGCTGCAGCACAGCCTTGACATTCTATCTGCACCTCACACAGACCTGGAAGAGTCTTTTAAAAAGCCACAACACCAATCAGGGCACTAAAGTTGCATTGTTTAATTTCTTGTAATTTATTTTCCGTTTCTGAGCCAAGGCATCATTTGAGAATGTGTGCAATATGTACTGTAAATGTTCTCCAGGAGGTTCTTTACAAGAGATCTGTCTTGTTTCCGTTTACTGCACTGTACTGTAAATGACTGAATTGGGGTTCTTATTGTTAACATGGTTCAGTTCAAACTAGATGCCAGCACACTCAGATTAAGTTCAAAAGCATCAGACATATTGCTTCCACAGAGGGACGATTTTCCAGGTGAAGTAGAAAATGGCACATATCAAGTATTAACTGAAGAAGCAGCTCAGCTTGTGAAGTTAAGAAGCTGATGTTCCGACCatctcagtgttttgttttttttaaatatatttgctgTAGAGGCTTTGCTTGTCCATAGGCAAGATCAAACCTTGATTTTATGGTTTAACATAATCTCTTTTTTAAGCAGAATTGTTTATGTCTTGCACAGGAGTTTTAGTAGTCATGACAACATCATCTTGTACCACTCTTGAGTGGCCTAGTGCTACTCCTTGCTGTAAACTGgtttttctattgtttgttcaaaggtaataaaataaatattggaaATTAGAATATCGTTTTATTTACTGCACTTGACCATGTTTGATAGTAGACTTACATTTACCTTTTTAGTGCCACTCATCTGCCAATCCAAAAGagaagtaaaataaatcacacaggAGGAAGAGATTTCAGTGAACATTAAGCCTTTATTTAGCAACAATagaaattcagttttaataCCCAAAAGTGTGAtaacggggaaaaaaaaacgtacactTCTGTCAGCTATTCACAAGTAGAGAAAAATAATATTCAGTGCTTGATTGTGAAAGAGGTAAGGCTTGCATAGTTATAAGGATAcacatgcttttatttgataGCTATACTTTACTTAGACCAATAACTCTAGGAATATAAGAAGTTTCACTGAACAAAGGCAAGAccttaacacacatacacacaaatctATAGTGCAGAGCAAGTGTTTCTGCTACAGTACAGTTAGGAAAAGATGCTACTTTATCTACAGTCAAGTAGATGTATGCAACACTGTTCACCTCTATACAGTCCATCATTTAGGACCCCATTCAAATTGTATGCATTGTTAAGTTGAGTTAGTCTTGTTGTAGTACTGCCCAGGATTCTAGTGAAACATCCCTTTTTACCAGCTCATATCTCCGTAGAGAATCAACTAGgacaattaaatataattagcTAACAAGCAGAATTTAAAATGCATCAAACACTAGTTATCTGCACAACTACAAAATAGACTCAAAAGGCTCCTAAATATTCTGTTATAATCGTTAGCACTTCGATACAGAAGGCAAAAGTAGAATCAgtgtcaaaatgtaataaaggtCAAATGAATCTGCTCAGGATGCATTCCACACTAATTGTTGCCTGTCACTGATTTTATCTAGTATGTCTGCACTGATGTTATTTGTAAAATGACCAGCAGGAATCATAAACATActactaacaaaaaaaacaaggtcgCTGTTTTACCCCTCCAGCTATCTAACATTTATATATTCACATTTCTAAAACACATTCTATTTTTCAATGACATGCCTATATCATATTTAAGTGGCCAAGGACCACAATCAATAAGCTAAGAGATGTTGTGCTTTTTATTCACACACATCTGTAGgagtacatatatatatatatatatatgcctcTAGGTTTATTTATTATAGCATGTTATGTCAATCCTACCCTCTGTACTCCTTTACATTGTTGGAAGCtctagcaaaaaaaaacctagtaCAGCTAAGAAGTGGAACGGTTGTAAGAGTAGATTTAAATGTCCATGGTAATAGTTTGTATTTCTACTTCTTATTAGTAGATGTCAGGCATGTGATTGTAGTTCCTGTCCCAGTAGCCTTTTGAGTAGAGCCAGTCCTGAGCTTTGTTGTGAGGGTTGGGTCCTTGCTGAAACCACCTGCAGGGTTAAACGATAAGAAGATTGCTGTAATACCAATACTGCACATTGGGTTAACAGAGAGGTGTAGAAGTAACACAgacaaatcaacacacacacaaaaagcacaagACTAGATCATATCAAGTACCAAACTTCACAATTGTATCAAATAACACAGGGTTGCAGTTGTGCATTTTGTCCTGAGGGGGGTGGTGTAGTTTAGTGCAGCACttcacatcagagaaaaacacaggaaaaaggCAAAGCTTTGAACCAAACCTTGGGCCAAGTGCAGCGTTCCTTCTCAGATTTATCAAAGggagacaaacaaataaacacaagacaatgGGGAGGCAATTAACACATAATTAAAATAGGCTAATTTGATTTTATCGAACAACTTAGTAACTAACCTTGTTTTCCACTCTTCTGTTGATTTAGTGCGATTTTTCCGAGCCATTCTCTGTTTTTCCTCaagtctcttcttctctgcactCGCCAAATCTATAAATGCATGAATAGGAACAAGTTTGCAAACCACCAGAGACGTTATTAAAGCTAATAAAAAGGGACTAAAATGAAAGGTTATACCTATATCTCCGTTCTCCATGGCCCGAATGTCAGGTCTGAGGCGACTGTCTGTGGTGGGAATAACTCCCTCCATGCTCTTCTCATGCTCATTTAGGTGCATTGCAAATGTTGAAAATGCATAGAACTgccagagagaaaaacacatgaccAGAAAAACTTCAGCTGTCACAGGAGACAGAAAATAAGCAACAATTAACACAAACCCTTGTTATCCTGCTAATtaccctgttttttttcattttcatatcaACCAATTGTCACACCACCTTAATTTCTTTTCATACCTTGGCTGAGTTTTCTGGTCGAGGCGTTATCTTCCAGATGAGCTCGCTCCCCGGGATGACCTGGACGGTTTCAGCATCAGGCGGCGGCATCTCTTCTGGCTCCTCATCCACACTGCTCTAGGTCCACAGTGACACACGCAGAGACAAATATCCACAGGTTTTAACAGAGCCgaataaaacacagaggatTTCTAAAGCAGCAAACTTGAATACCTGTTTGTTGCCCTTTTTGTCATCGGAATTCTTTTTGTCCATCTTTTTGTGAGCCTCAAAGGAAGCGGGGTCGACTGTGTAAAGACACTCAGTCCATTTGCCATATATTGCACAGAGCTTCTTTTTGCtgcaaatatatataaaaaaaagggttaatgAGAAACAGCTTTAGATGCTTTAAGTATTTGATACATCATACTATTCACTTAATACCTAATAAGTTCTTTATGATCTTGTTCTGTTACTTATGACAAATCTACATTTCTCTCAGGCAAGATTAAACACAAGATGAATAGTAAAATCACTGGTAATTAAAGGAAGAGTACCTTTTATCTAAGATGTAGCCCTCCACTTTATGGAGCTCTTTTCCAAAGAGGCCACAGGGTTTGAAAGTCATGCTGCATCTCTCTCCAGTCCTACCACAGAATGACAGACCGTTTACCGATTCTCTTTCACTCCTTCTGCTGAGCTAAAGGCTTTCAAACATCAACTACCCTGCTCTTCTGTTCTAATGGCAACCGTCCCAGTTTGCTTCCCATGATCAATAAGCTGAAAGTAGAACAACGCTCTGCCACGGAGCACAGACAGACGGATGTTCATGCACCCAAGTCTTATAGTGCATGCTAATTAGCGAGGCAGGCTTTTGtggacaaacagacacacagagcaacacaaagagaaggacaTTTCTATTACTTGTGATTGATCACTTCCACACTGCCATACTGCTCAATCCAAAGCTGTCCCACAATTATATTGTGCACACAACAGGTAGGGTTTGTCCAGGTGTAGGCTTCATTATATCTGCAGGAACAGAAGAAACGTGAGATGCAGTTGCCTCAGGAAGACTCAAATCAAATCTGCAGCTCAGTCTAAAGTTGATGTACTCACTTCGGCAGCTCGAGTGTGATAACTCCCTTAGGCTCAGCTTCTATGCATTTCCCCCAAAACTTGAGTTTGGGATAGATGGAGCCATGGAAGACAAAATTCTCATTGAGGCCCTCGGCTTGAAAGGCACTTACTGGAGGATGGTGGCTTACTTGCTCGGAAACCCACCTAAAGCCCAAATCGTCTCTGTTGGACAGCAAAGACATGTTTGGTATGGCAGGAAAGgccacaaaaaaatgaatcttcaccaaatgtaaaaatgtttgtattaaatgtgcaaataaaacaaatttgtACAATTGAGTCTCTGATTTAAGTCTAAGGTCTTACCTGATGAGCTCGTATGTTTCCCCAAGTAGTGGGTTGAAGGGTTTCCCAGTCCTATCCCACTGCGACGCTACAGCTGACACAGCAAATGCTGCAACACACTAAACAGCAATGACTTATGATAAACAAACTACAGGCAACTGCAAGAGTATTTTAGTTAGATGAAGTCAATTTGGGCATGATCTTACCTTCATCCTCTCCACTGAGTCTGTTGTAGCATTGGCCTGGTGGATGAGGTAGGTGTGCTCCATGTATTCTGTTAGCCGCTGGAGGAAACTCAGAGGCTCGTTAAATATCACAGGCATGGCAATCTTTGACAGCTcctgcaaaaatgaaaaaaaggagaaggttGTGAAACCTGTGAGGAAGAGAAGACTTTTGAATGGGCAGTGGATTGTGGGTATTTGGGGTTTCATTTACATCTTGATGGAATACTTAATTGTTGATatactttctttgtgtttcagatgtattttggggctctttatgcttttatt
Coding sequences within:
- the LOC132979175 gene encoding tetratricopeptide repeat protein 39C-like; amino-acid sequence: MAERTEAAPGSVKGEKTDRINDTELALEGINMLLNNGFKESDELFRAYRNHSPLMSFGASFVSFLNAMMTFEEEKMQMAFEDLKATERLCESENTGVIETIKNKIKRSMDSQRSGLAAVDRLQRQIIIADCQVYLAVLSFIKQELSSYIKGGWILRKAWKMYNKCYSDITHLQEGSRRRASEQPAAPPSSLTSSSDLSSHSRSSSPGPSPSHKLDGISPEALDRLKGSVSFGYGLFHLCISMVPPHLLKIVNLLGFPGDRLQGLSALMYASESKDMKAPLATLALLWYHTVVQPFFALDGADTQEGLMEAKSILQQREAIYPNSSLFRFFKGRVQRLECQISSALTSFRDALDLASDQREIQHVCLYEIGWCSMIELNYREAYRAFERLKTESRWSQCYYAYLTGVCQGSTGDLEGAASVFKDVQRLFKRKNNQIELFSMKRAEKLRCPSLSKELCILSVIEILYLWKALPNCSTAKLETMTQVLQGIDDASSAGLKNLLLGAIHKCLHKTKDAIQYFHLAARDEVGRLSNSYVQPYSCYELGCVLLNTPESSGKGRMLMLQAKEDYAGYDFENRLHVRIHSALASMRAAAQP